One region of Ruficoccus amylovorans genomic DNA includes:
- a CDS encoding DNA-3-methyladenine glycosylase I, protein MPTQISRCGWANHSELEIAYHDEEWGIPVHDDLYLFKMLILEGKQAGLSWSTILAKRETMCAAFDNFDPHALIRYDERKIEELLKNDGIIKSRQKINAAIHNAGVYFEIVREYGSLDAFLWRYVDHQPIVNGWERLEQIPASTPLSEQISRDLKKLGFKYVGPTIMYAFMQAVGMVNDHLTSCFCYRRG, encoded by the coding sequence ATGCCAACACAGATCAGCCGGTGCGGGTGGGCCAACCACAGCGAACTTGAAATCGCCTACCACGACGAGGAGTGGGGAATACCTGTCCACGACGACCTGTACCTGTTCAAGATGCTGATCCTGGAGGGCAAGCAGGCGGGCTTGAGCTGGTCCACCATCCTCGCCAAACGCGAGACGATGTGCGCCGCTTTTGATAACTTCGACCCGCACGCGCTCATCCGCTACGACGAGCGCAAGATCGAGGAGCTGTTGAAAAACGACGGCATCATCAAGAGCCGCCAGAAGATTAACGCCGCCATTCATAATGCGGGCGTTTACTTTGAGATCGTGCGCGAATACGGCTCGCTGGACGCCTTTCTGTGGCGCTACGTCGATCACCAGCCCATCGTCAACGGCTGGGAGCGGCTGGAGCAGATACCGGCCAGCACGCCACTGTCGGAGCAGATCAGCCGTGACCTGAAGAAGCTCGGCTTCAAGTACGTGGGGCCGACCATTATGTACGCCTTCATGCAGGCGGTGGGGATGGTCAACGACCACCTGACCTCGTGCTTCTGCTACCGGCGTGGCTGA
- a CDS encoding ExeA family protein: MYQHFYGFQAMPFNVTPDPKFLFLSPTHQEALSHLRYGISERKGFIVLTGEVGCGKSTLCRTLLNELDSERYESVLILNPRVDEEQLVLAILRELGEPVDEHTHADRTGRLNEALLRRIHAGKEIVMIIDEAQNLSFEVMEQVRLLSNLETDEQKLLQIILMGQPELKQKLREKRLRQLRQRVLVYYDLHPLDRPQTEAYIQHRLSLAGANGRPRFTPRALRKIYRASRGTPRLINNLCDKALLSAYVRSADDVNWWDVRRAVKEIKRLEHA, from the coding sequence ATGTACCAGCACTTCTATGGTTTTCAGGCGATGCCTTTCAATGTGACGCCGGACCCGAAGTTTCTTTTCCTCAGTCCCACGCACCAGGAGGCACTTTCCCATCTGCGCTACGGCATCTCGGAGCGGAAAGGCTTTATCGTGCTCACGGGCGAGGTCGGCTGTGGTAAGTCCACCCTCTGCCGGACCCTGCTCAACGAGCTGGACAGCGAGCGCTACGAGTCGGTGCTCATTCTCAACCCCCGGGTGGACGAGGAACAGCTCGTGCTCGCCATCCTGCGCGAACTGGGCGAGCCGGTGGACGAGCACACCCACGCCGACCGCACCGGGCGGCTGAACGAAGCCCTCCTGCGCCGCATCCACGCGGGCAAGGAGATCGTCATGATTATCGACGAGGCGCAAAACCTGTCCTTCGAGGTGATGGAGCAGGTCCGGCTGCTGTCCAACCTAGAAACCGACGAGCAGAAGCTCCTCCAGATCATCCTCATGGGCCAGCCCGAGCTGAAACAGAAACTGCGCGAAAAGCGCCTGCGCCAGCTCCGCCAGCGCGTCCTGGTTTACTACGACCTGCACCCGCTGGACCGCCCCCAGACCGAGGCCTACATCCAGCACCGTCTTTCCCTGGCCGGAGCCAACGGACGCCCGCGCTTCACCCCGCGCGCCCTGCGTAAAATCTACCGTGCCAGCCGCGGCACGCCCCGCCTGATCAACAACCTCTGCGACAAGGCCCTGCTCTCGGCCTACGTCCGCAGCGCCGACGACGTCAACTGGTGGGACGTACGCCGCGCCGTCAAGGAAATCAAACGCCTCGAACACGCATGA
- a CDS encoding exosortase C-terminal domain/associated protein EpsI — protein sequence MKKILLGLGAVIAVALIGVIIRQEYFYHPVSTLQGELAEIISPDLPGWTSEDLPLADSPEMQERTEQILNFEQAVYRVYKQGDREIGVYVAYWKPKQMPVRQVEAHTPDICWVRNGWHQREAEEGVSLSADGTPLHPAEYRAYNRQEGGNLTYVYYWHTVGDTIYVNRTVGEWDRLDPIKTVFRYGLDQMQEQYFVRISSNKPFGEIFQTDPGMRELMKELADITLAAPPPPPSDQAAPVGAS from the coding sequence ATGAAAAAGATCCTGCTCGGCCTTGGAGCCGTCATCGCCGTAGCCCTGATTGGCGTCATCATCCGCCAGGAGTACTTCTATCATCCGGTAAGCACGCTCCAGGGGGAACTGGCCGAAATCATCTCGCCCGACCTGCCCGGCTGGACCAGCGAAGACCTCCCGCTGGCCGATTCGCCCGAGATGCAGGAGCGCACCGAACAGATCCTCAACTTCGAGCAGGCCGTGTACCGCGTTTACAAACAGGGCGACCGTGAAATAGGCGTCTATGTCGCCTACTGGAAGCCCAAACAAATGCCCGTGCGGCAGGTGGAGGCCCACACCCCCGACATCTGCTGGGTCCGCAACGGCTGGCACCAGCGCGAGGCCGAGGAAGGCGTCTCCCTCAGCGCCGACGGCACCCCCCTGCACCCCGCCGAGTACCGCGCCTACAACCGCCAGGAGGGCGGCAACCTGACCTACGTTTACTACTGGCACACGGTGGGCGACACCATTTACGTCAACCGCACCGTCGGCGAATGGGACCGGCTCGACCCGATCAAGACCGTCTTCAGGTATGGACTGGACCAGATGCAGGAGCAGTATTTCGTCCGCATCTCCAGTAACAAGCCCTTCGGTGAAATCTTCCAGACCGACCCCGGCATGCGCGAGTTGATGAAGGAACTGGCCGACATCACTCTGGCCGCGCCCCCGCCTCCTCCCAGCGACCAGGCCGCCCCAGTGGGCGCATCCTGA
- a CDS encoding sugar transferase, which produces MAKRIFDLVASACALLVLWPLLAVLYLVSWRMLGRPVFFRQRRPGLHGKVFNLIKLRTMSDARGPDGQLLPDAQRLDSYGRFLRSTSLDELPELINILRGDMSVVGPRPLLVRYLERYSPEQARRHEVRPGLTGWAQVKGRNALSWPERLALDVWYVDNRSFWLDLKIILLTVRAVLLREGISAQGEATMGEFMGEPATGEQDRGQKGE; this is translated from the coding sequence ATGGCCAAGCGTATCTTCGACCTCGTAGCCTCCGCCTGTGCGCTGCTCGTGCTCTGGCCACTGCTGGCGGTGTTGTATCTGGTTTCGTGGCGTATGCTGGGGCGTCCGGTCTTTTTCCGCCAGAGGCGGCCCGGCCTGCACGGGAAGGTCTTTAACCTCATTAAGCTGCGGACGATGAGCGATGCGCGTGGCCCGGACGGCCAGCTCTTGCCCGATGCGCAGCGGCTGGACAGCTATGGGCGATTCCTGCGTTCGACCAGCCTGGACGAGTTGCCGGAGTTAATTAACATCCTGCGCGGCGACATGAGCGTGGTCGGCCCTCGCCCGCTGTTGGTGCGGTATCTGGAGCGTTACTCGCCCGAGCAGGCGCGGCGGCACGAGGTCCGCCCCGGCCTGACCGGCTGGGCGCAGGTCAAGGGCCGCAACGCGCTCTCCTGGCCCGAGCGTCTGGCGCTGGATGTGTGGTACGTGGACAACCGCAGCTTCTGGCTCGACCTGAAGATCATCCTGCTGACTGTGCGGGCCGTCCTGCTGCGGGAGGGGATTTCCGCTCAGGGCGAGGCCACGATGGGCGAGTTCATGGGCGAGCCCGCGACGGGCGAACAGGACCGGGGACAGAAGGGCGAGTAA
- a CDS encoding DNRLRE domain-containing protein, protein MRKEIRGQARLFQDFPASTSRSIARPWLCQCHLRPTTCQPDSKQIHVIDTDTRGPSLRLELVLFTLHYNTYATFQSNFDNRHCILVPVLTGGGYGRNPCPKRHRTAQRRKRRRALNGNDSLTVGTLNEYRKYRSILSIDLGFLPSNITITSVQLSLTSVARASGGPLTINLFELAQDFDIDTATWNSSSVIDGVKNEWDTAGGSYTPTILASQDVTMGNDAQEYFWSSVALTALTASAYDSDSPLLLLLRATDAVEAQSTRQLAWFYSSENGSMAPKLQIEYSVNIPEASTYVLTLGVLGLAASVTTLHYRRKTVAANG, encoded by the coding sequence ATGAGAAAGGAAATTCGCGGTCAGGCCCGACTCTTTCAGGATTTCCCCGCCTCAACAAGCAGAAGTATCGCCCGGCCCTGGCTTTGCCAATGCCATCTCCGCCCCACCACCTGTCAGCCAGACTCAAAGCAAATTCACGTTATTGACACGGATACACGCGGACCTAGCCTGAGGTTGGAATTAGTTCTCTTCACTCTTCATTACAACACCTATGCGACTTTCCAAAGCAATTTTGACAACAGGCATTGTATACTTGTTCCTGTCCTCACTGGGGGCGGTTACGGTCGAAATCCCTGTCCTAAAAGACACCGGACTGCTCAGCGGCGGAAGCGCCGACGTGCCCTGAATGGAAACGACTCGCTGACAGTTGGAACTTTAAACGAGTACCGCAAGTACCGGTCGATTCTTTCCATCGACTTGGGTTTCTTACCCAGCAATATCACGATCACCTCAGTTCAACTCAGCCTAACGTCCGTCGCAAGGGCCTCGGGCGGACCTCTGACCATCAACCTGTTTGAGCTCGCCCAGGACTTCGACATAGATACGGCAACCTGGAACAGCTCCAGTGTCATCGACGGAGTTAAAAATGAATGGGATACAGCAGGAGGTTCTTACACACCCACGATTTTGGCTTCCCAAGACGTCACTATGGGCAACGACGCCCAGGAATATTTCTGGAGTTCCGTCGCGTTGACCGCCCTGACAGCATCCGCCTATGACTCGGATTCCCCGTTGCTGCTTTTGCTGAGGGCTACAGACGCAGTGGAAGCCCAGAGCACCCGCCAACTGGCCTGGTTTTATTCCTCCGAAAACGGAAGCATGGCGCCGAAACTACAGATTGAGTATAGCGTCAACATCCCGGAAGCCTCAACCTACGTGCTGACGCTTGGAGTGCTCGGACTTGCCGCCAGCGTGACCACGCTTCATTACCGCCGTAAAACTGTCGCTGCGAACGGATGA
- a CDS encoding glycosyltransferase family 4 protein, which produces MFSEQFGILLLLGGLATAFVVTIATTLVLSKYAERLGLIDKPDHRKIHSTPIPRIGGLGIFAGLMVSLLYFSFIRQAWPLEVGALAMPNIYFMTGGIVIAVTGLVDDFKGITFRQKLVAQCLIAVYIILAGYRLELDFGIFPGYAHMVSIPVTFLWIIGVINAVNLIDGMDGLAGGTFMISLLTLTICYWLMGSTLDLVFIFAVSGAVLGFLTLNTHPAKVFMGDTGSLFLGYVIACYSLKTSTLGDNYFMFMVPILAVGLPVFDTLLSMSRRALRGRPVFYPDKDHIHHRVRKVFGGTQRIAVARLYYINLVLGALAILLCLANDWMALLILFLAALYIVAVVWRLGYLNIREMLKKRRKPKHRGLLSTGGAFPYRF; this is translated from the coding sequence ATGTTCAGCGAACAATTCGGAATACTGCTGCTTCTGGGTGGCTTGGCCACGGCCTTTGTCGTAACCATCGCCACCACACTCGTCCTCAGCAAGTACGCCGAGCGGCTCGGGCTGATCGACAAACCCGACCACCGGAAAATTCACAGCACGCCCATCCCGCGAATCGGCGGATTGGGCATTTTTGCCGGGTTGATGGTCAGCCTGCTGTATTTCTCGTTTATCCGCCAAGCCTGGCCGTTGGAGGTCGGAGCGCTGGCCATGCCCAATATTTACTTCATGACGGGGGGCATCGTCATTGCCGTCACCGGCCTGGTGGACGACTTCAAGGGCATCACTTTCCGGCAAAAGCTCGTCGCCCAGTGCCTGATCGCGGTTTACATCATCCTGGCCGGTTACCGGCTGGAGCTGGATTTCGGCATTTTCCCCGGCTATGCGCACATGGTCTCGATTCCGGTGACATTCCTGTGGATCATCGGAGTCATCAACGCCGTTAACCTCATCGACGGGATGGACGGTTTGGCCGGGGGGACGTTCATGATTTCACTGCTCACGCTCACCATCTGTTACTGGCTGATGGGCAGCACACTGGACCTGGTTTTCATCTTTGCCGTGAGCGGAGCCGTCCTGGGCTTCCTCACCCTAAACACCCACCCGGCCAAGGTCTTCATGGGCGACACCGGAAGTCTGTTCCTGGGCTACGTGATCGCCTGCTACTCGCTCAAGACCAGCACGCTCGGGGACAATTACTTCATGTTCATGGTGCCGATCCTGGCCGTGGGCCTGCCCGTCTTCGACACCCTGCTGTCGATGAGCCGCCGCGCCCTGAGGGGCCGTCCGGTCTTCTACCCGGACAAGGACCATATCCACCACCGCGTGCGCAAGGTCTTCGGCGGCACGCAACGCATTGCCGTCGCCCGCCTGTACTACATCAATCTCGTACTGGGCGCCTTGGCGATCCTGCTGTGCCTGGCCAACGACTGGATGGCCCTGCTGATCCTCTTCCTGGCGGCCCTCTACATCGTCGCGGTCGTCTGGCGACTGGGGTATCTAAACATTCGCGAGATGCTCAAAAAGCGCCGCAAGCCCAAGCATCGCGGCCTGCTCTCGACCGGCGGAGCCTTCCCCTACCGTTTCTGA
- a CDS encoding UTP--glucose-1-phosphate uridylyltransferase — MSDHAALREKFKAAGQEQVFRFWDQLSGEERESLCAQAGQIDLKEIDRLVEDLVFGQGAQGIDLSDLEPAPYTPLPSQGGDAAEWAEAKALGEKALKAGRVAAFVVAGGQGTRLGFDGPKGTYPVTPVRKHSLFQVFAEKILAASRRYGKPVPWFIMTSHINHAATVKFFEQHAYFGLDEEHVHFFQQGLMPAVDYDGKVLLEEPGKIAMSPDGHGGSLRALVRSGAVATMEKLGIDIVSYFQVDNPLIKIIDPAFIGFHLKGQSEMSSKMLPKAHAREKVGHFCVQRGKTVVVEYSDMPDELAEARDDKGQLRFLGGSIAIHILSREFIGRMGGNNPDASLPFHRADKKIAVVTAEGHQMKPDAPNGVKFEMFVFDALPFAQNPVIIETSRADDFSPVKNAEGDDSPKTSREDQLREYARWLAAAGVKVEQDGRGLPAISFEISPLFADSQDAFVEAWKKLENPPAIVEGLVIE; from the coding sequence ATGTCTGATCATGCTGCGTTACGGGAAAAGTTTAAAGCTGCCGGGCAGGAGCAGGTGTTCCGTTTTTGGGACCAGCTCTCGGGGGAGGAGCGCGAAAGTCTTTGCGCTCAGGCCGGGCAGATTGATTTGAAGGAGATCGACCGTCTGGTCGAGGATCTTGTCTTTGGCCAGGGGGCACAGGGCATTGACCTGAGCGACCTCGAACCGGCCCCTTACACGCCGCTTCCGTCCCAGGGCGGAGACGCCGCCGAGTGGGCCGAGGCCAAGGCTTTGGGCGAAAAGGCGCTCAAAGCCGGGCGCGTGGCCGCCTTTGTGGTGGCCGGCGGGCAGGGCACGCGCCTGGGCTTCGACGGCCCCAAGGGCACCTACCCGGTGACACCGGTGCGCAAGCACTCGCTCTTCCAGGTTTTCGCCGAGAAAATCCTCGCCGCCAGCCGCCGCTACGGCAAGCCGGTCCCGTGGTTCATCATGACGAGCCACATCAACCACGCCGCCACGGTGAAGTTCTTCGAGCAGCACGCCTATTTCGGCCTCGACGAGGAGCATGTGCACTTTTTCCAGCAGGGGCTGATGCCTGCCGTTGACTACGACGGCAAGGTGCTGCTCGAAGAGCCCGGCAAGATCGCCATGAGCCCGGACGGGCATGGCGGCTCCCTGCGCGCGCTGGTGCGCAGCGGCGCGGTTGCCACGATGGAAAAACTGGGCATCGACATCGTCAGCTACTTCCAGGTGGATAACCCGCTGATCAAGATCATCGACCCGGCCTTCATCGGCTTCCACCTCAAGGGGCAGTCGGAGATGTCCTCGAAAATGCTCCCCAAGGCCCACGCCAGGGAAAAGGTCGGGCACTTCTGCGTCCAGCGTGGCAAGACCGTGGTGGTCGAGTACAGCGACATGCCCGACGAGCTGGCCGAGGCCCGCGACGACAAGGGCCAACTGCGCTTCCTCGGGGGCAGCATCGCCATCCACATCCTCAGCCGCGAGTTCATCGGGCGCATGGGCGGGAACAACCCCGACGCCAGCCTGCCCTTCCATCGGGCGGACAAGAAGATCGCCGTCGTGACCGCCGAGGGGCATCAGATGAAGCCCGACGCGCCCAACGGCGTGAAGTTCGAGATGTTTGTCTTCGACGCGCTGCCTTTCGCGCAGAACCCGGTCATCATCGAGACGTCGCGAGCCGACGACTTCAGCCCGGTCAAGAACGCCGAAGGCGACGACTCCCCCAAGACCAGCCGTGAGGACCAACTCCGCGAATACGCCCGCTGGCTTGCCGCCGCCGGAGTCAAGGTCGAGCAGGACGGCAGAGGTCTGCCTGCGATCAGTTTCGAGATCAGCCCGCTTTTTGCCGACAGCCAGGACGCCTTTGTCGAGGCTTGGAAAAAGCTGGAAAATCCGCCCGCCATCGTCGAGGGCCTTGTGATTGAGTAA
- a CDS encoding DegT/DnrJ/EryC1/StrS family aminotransferase: protein MSAERIYLSPPDMSEADLAALTDAFRSNWIAPVGPALAAFEAEMCRQLGVAHAVALASGTAALHLALKETGVKPGDRVFCSTMSFAASANAVVYCGAEPVFIDSERAGWNMDPALLEKALREAAASGQLPAAVEVVQAYGQCADMDAICALCDRYEVPLIEDAAEALGASYRGRAAGSFGRAGVLSFNGNKIITCSGGGMLVTDDAALAARVRYLSTQAREPGREYIHREVGYNYRLSNLLAALGLSQLNGLPQRVARRREVFNHYVKRLGALPGVTFMPEAEGGTCTRWLSSLLIDPQEAGLTSHELMDALEAENIEARPLWRPLHTQPCFAHCRSYGGEVAEELASRGLSLPSQLTDEQQERVCRCVERAFAQKR, encoded by the coding sequence ATGAGCGCCGAGCGTATCTATCTTTCTCCGCCGGATATGTCCGAGGCCGATCTTGCGGCCCTGACCGATGCCTTTCGCAGCAACTGGATCGCCCCGGTGGGGCCGGCGCTGGCGGCGTTCGAGGCGGAGATGTGCCGCCAACTGGGGGTGGCCCACGCGGTGGCGCTGGCTTCCGGCACCGCCGCCCTCCACCTCGCCCTCAAAGAAACCGGAGTCAAGCCCGGCGACCGGGTTTTCTGCTCGACCATGAGCTTCGCCGCCTCGGCCAATGCCGTGGTTTACTGCGGGGCTGAGCCGGTTTTTATCGACTCGGAGCGGGCGGGCTGGAACATGGACCCGGCTTTGCTGGAAAAAGCCCTGCGCGAAGCCGCCGCGTCCGGGCAGCTACCCGCCGCCGTCGAGGTGGTACAAGCCTACGGGCAATGCGCGGACATGGATGCCATCTGCGCCCTGTGCGACCGCTACGAAGTCCCGCTGATCGAGGATGCCGCCGAGGCCCTCGGCGCGAGTTACCGGGGACGCGCCGCCGGGAGTTTTGGACGGGCGGGTGTTTTGTCTTTTAACGGGAACAAGATCATCACCTGCTCGGGCGGGGGGATGCTGGTCACGGACGACGCCGCGCTGGCCGCGCGCGTGCGCTACCTTTCGACGCAGGCACGGGAGCCGGGGCGGGAGTATATCCACCGCGAGGTCGGCTACAACTACCGGCTCAGCAACCTGCTGGCCGCGTTGGGCTTGTCGCAGCTCAACGGTCTGCCGCAGCGGGTGGCCCGGCGGCGGGAGGTTTTTAACCACTATGTGAAGCGCCTGGGCGCACTGCCGGGGGTGACATTTATGCCGGAGGCCGAGGGGGGCACCTGCACGCGCTGGCTCAGCTCCCTGCTGATCGACCCGCAGGAGGCCGGGTTGACGAGTCACGAACTGATGGACGCTCTGGAGGCTGAAAATATCGAGGCCCGTCCGCTCTGGCGTCCGCTGCACACGCAGCCGTGTTTCGCCCATTGCCGTAGCTATGGTGGCGAAGTGGCCGAGGAATTGGCCTCACGCGGTCTCAGCCTGCCCAGCCAGTTGACCGATGAGCAGCAGGAGCGGGTTTGTCGCTGCGTGGAGCGGGCCTTCGCTCAGAAACGGTAG
- a CDS encoding polysaccharide biosynthesis protein: MAKKINREGLVYAALIAFLCVAGFYFAYEIRWEFQVPSEPTNHQRLRVEIMLWLIPLEVVVLYAFGQFEVAAARFRSYDFFQLAMALGVTTLFLLYLWYVFGGKDCPSRGVIMINFMTTLLALTLFRGVLQYVRGDALGIDERSGFRNNRVAIYGAGFVCDSLIQELQSKRGFGMQPVTILDDNPAVIGHKYQGLRVFGGIETLSRAVARYDLDRLIIARPDISPSAIREVLLRTRRERLDTLIVPSPQELLYGQVRAEQLRPVELEDFLGRISLDTNAIEIHQLVSQNVVMVTGAGGSIGGELCRQIAAKNPSRILLVEQSEAALFVIEQELRSEGFGAILLPLLADISDHKRMEFLLDRYRPTIIFHSAAHKHVPMIELQPGEAIKNNTLATAQFARLASKYRCKRFVFISSDKAINPTSAMGASKRLAELYLQAFQTDPANETVFLAVRFGNVLGSSGSVVPIFKKQIREGGPVTVTHPDVTRYFMSIPEAVGLVLQTAILGVGGDIFVLDMGLPIKVVDVARQMIELSGFEPEVDIEIRFVGLRPGEKLFEELKHKGEEYMPTEHPRVQRYISKPGDLADLDAKLAELEGKVEHYDRNQIKQMLQRLVPEYSPYLD; this comes from the coding sequence ATGGCTAAGAAAATCAACCGGGAAGGTCTCGTTTACGCCGCCTTGATCGCGTTCCTGTGCGTTGCGGGCTTTTACTTCGCCTACGAGATCCGCTGGGAATTCCAGGTTCCGAGCGAACCGACCAACCACCAGCGCCTGCGCGTTGAGATCATGCTCTGGCTGATCCCGCTCGAAGTCGTCGTCCTCTACGCCTTTGGCCAGTTCGAGGTGGCGGCAGCGCGTTTCCGCAGTTACGATTTCTTTCAGTTGGCCATGGCCTTGGGCGTGACCACGTTGTTCCTGCTCTATCTGTGGTATGTCTTTGGGGGCAAAGACTGCCCCTCGCGCGGAGTGATTATGATTAATTTCATGACCACGCTGTTGGCGTTGACGCTTTTCCGGGGCGTGCTGCAATACGTGCGCGGAGACGCCCTGGGCATCGACGAGCGTTCGGGTTTCCGCAATAACCGCGTCGCCATCTACGGGGCCGGTTTTGTCTGCGATTCGCTTATTCAGGAGCTTCAGTCCAAGCGCGGTTTCGGGATGCAGCCGGTCACGATCCTCGACGATAATCCCGCCGTGATCGGACACAAATACCAGGGGCTGCGTGTGTTTGGCGGCATCGAGACCCTCAGCCGGGCGGTGGCCCGTTATGACCTCGACCGGTTAATCATTGCCCGACCGGATATTTCCCCTTCGGCCATCCGCGAGGTGCTCCTGCGCACGCGCCGGGAGCGTCTGGACACGCTGATTGTGCCCTCTCCGCAGGAGCTGCTCTACGGCCAGGTACGGGCCGAGCAACTACGCCCGGTCGAGCTGGAGGATTTTCTGGGCCGTATCAGCCTCGATACCAACGCCATCGAGATTCATCAGTTAGTCAGCCAGAACGTGGTCATGGTGACCGGGGCCGGGGGCAGCATCGGGGGCGAGCTTTGCCGTCAGATCGCGGCGAAAAACCCGTCCCGTATCCTGCTGGTCGAGCAATCGGAGGCGGCGCTCTTTGTCATCGAACAGGAACTGCGTTCGGAGGGCTTCGGGGCTATCTTGTTGCCGTTGCTGGCGGATATCAGCGATCACAAGCGGATGGAGTTTCTGCTGGACCGCTACCGCCCGACGATTATTTTCCACTCCGCCGCGCACAAGCATGTGCCGATGATCGAGCTTCAGCCCGGTGAGGCGATCAAGAACAACACGTTGGCCACGGCGCAGTTCGCCCGGCTGGCCAGCAAGTACCGCTGCAAGCGCTTCGTCTTCATCTCCTCGGACAAGGCGATCAACCCGACCAGCGCGATGGGCGCTTCCAAGCGCCTGGCCGAACTGTATTTGCAGGCCTTCCAGACCGACCCGGCCAACGAGACGGTATTCCTGGCCGTACGCTTCGGCAATGTGCTCGGCTCCTCCGGCAGCGTGGTCCCGATCTTCAAGAAACAGATCCGCGAGGGTGGGCCGGTCACGGTGACGCACCCGGACGTGACCCGTTACTTCATGTCCATCCCCGAGGCGGTGGGTTTGGTCCTGCAAACCGCCATCCTCGGGGTCGGCGGCGACATCTTTGTGCTGGACATGGGGCTGCCGATCAAGGTGGTCGATGTGGCCCGTCAGATGATCGAATTGAGCGGCTTCGAACCCGAGGTGGACATCGAAATCCGCTTTGTCGGGCTGCGCCCCGGTGAAAAGCTCTTCGAGGAGCTCAAGCACAAGGGCGAGGAATACATGCCGACCGAGCACCCGCGCGTGCAACGCTACATCTCCAAACCCGGCGATCTGGCCGACCTCGACGCCAAGCTGGCCGAACTGGAAGGTAAGGTGGAGCACTACGACCGCAACCAGATCAAGCAGATGCTTCAGCGGCTCGTCCCTGAATATTCCCCGTACCTGGACTGA
- a CDS encoding FtsB family cell division protein, whose amino-acid sequence MRLSPKFMHQFLTGFLAVGLVAVVAVFSLLLLRTWREYSVHQTRETALQQSLERAQAESAYKKAYLNKLLTDSTFFERVARERLGYSRENEIIIRFEDE is encoded by the coding sequence ATGCGACTTTCTCCCAAGTTCATGCACCAGTTTTTGACTGGCTTCCTGGCCGTTGGCCTGGTGGCGGTGGTGGCCGTGTTTTCGCTGCTGCTGTTGAGGACCTGGCGGGAGTATTCGGTGCACCAGACCCGCGAGACCGCCTTGCAGCAGAGTCTCGAACGGGCACAGGCGGAGAGCGCCTACAAAAAAGCCTATCTCAACAAGCTGTTGACCGATTCCACTTTTTTTGAGCGTGTGGCCCGCGAACGGCTGGGCTATTCGCGTGAAAACGAGATTATTATCCGTTTCGAGGACGAATAA